From the Kallotenue papyrolyticum genome, the window TCAAGCAGCCCGCCCTGGCCGCGGCGCTGGCCAGCGATCCGCGCTGGCAGCCGCTCTGGCGCGACGCCACCTATACGCTCTACCAGCGCAGTGCGCGCCCTCCCGCCGAGCCACCCTGCCGCATGGATGCACTGCTGGAGCTGCTGCGGCCTTGACAGACGTGGCGTTGCGGGCCACACTACCGCGCAAACAGCTTTGGAGCCGGTAACGGCACAACCGCCATCTCCCCTGGGAGCACGCTATGCGTCCACTGATTCTGATCACCTGTCGTCATGAGTACGATGACGACTGGTCGCCACCGCTGGTCGGCGTGCGGCGCGGCTATGTTGATGCCGTCCTCGCCGCCGGCGGCCTGCCGTGGCTGCTACCGCCCGATCTGGATGAGACAACCCTGCGCGCCTGCTACCAACGCGCCGATGGCATCCTGCTCACCGGTGGAGCCGACCTCGATCCCGCGCACTACAACGAAGCGCGGCATCCGGCCCTGGGCGAGGTCCATCCAGAGCGCGACCGCGTCGAACTCCCCCTGGCGCGCTGGGCCATCGCCGATGATGTGCCGCTGCTGGCGATCTGCCGCGGCATGCAGGTCTTGAATGTAGCCCTGGGCGGCACGCTCTACCAGGACCTTCCGAGCCAATACGCTACCAGCATCGATCATCAGGCCGGCATTCATCAGCGGCGCTGGGACGGCGCTGACCATCCGATCAGCCTCGATCCCCAATCACGTCTGGCCGCGCTGCTGGATACCAGCGAGCTGGTGGTCAACTCACTGCACCACCAAGCGGTGCGTGAGGTCGCGCCGGAACTGCGCGTCGTCGGGCACGCGCCCGATGGCGTGATCGAAGCGGTCGAAGCGCGGCACGCCACCTTTGCCATCGGCGTGCAGTGCCACCCCGAACAGCTCTGGCAGACGCGTGATCCGCGCTGGCAACGCGTCTTTGCCGGCCTGGTTCAGGCGGCTGCCGCGCGGGCTGCCGCGCGCTAAAGCGCCGACACAAAAACCGCCAGGGCCACCCGATGGGCGGCCCTGGCGGCATGCTCTGCGGAAAACTACCGCGAGAGGCCCGACTCGATCTGCGAGAAGACCGTCGACACGCGCCGGCCGAGCAGCGACAGAATAGCAATAACAACAATTGCGATCAGCACCAGGATCAGCGCGTACTCCACCAGACCCTGACCTTCCTCACGAGCAAAGAAGTTGCGCAGCATGTCGTTCACCTCCTTTCGTTCCGAAGTTGGTTGTCGTTACCGACAGGCTGAGTATAGAACGGGCTTCCCGCCACGACAATCAGCCGTCAGTCATGAATTGTGCTAGTACCACAACACCGACCGGTTTTTCTGAAAGTACCGGGCGCGGCACGGTGCCGGCGCTGCGTCGGGCATACCTGCGCCCAGTGCCGGTTCGGCTTCAGGCTGCGCAGAGCCACCGGCTAGATCCTCTGCCTGGGAACCACGCTGAATGCAGTCTGGGCACAGGTTGTGTGGGTGATTCGTCCGTATAAACGGGGCAGGGCGGCAGAGGATACGGCATCCTGCGCACCGCGGCATTCGTGCTACAATGGGGCCGACTGCAACCCAACGAACAACCTTCGCTGCTGCGCGCCGACCCTATATGACCTGAGGACGTGTCATGCTCAAGCGTGTTCATCACATCGGTATCGCCGTTCACGATCTCGACGCGATTGTGGCCTTTTACCGCGACACCTTCGGCGTCAATGACTGGGAACGCCTGCGCCTGCCTGAACGGCACATGGAGGTCGCCATCTGTCGCATCGGCGAGACGCTGCTGGAGTTCATCACCCCTACCTCCGAGAGCGCGGCCTTCAGTCGCTTCCTACGCGAGCGCGGCGAGGGCATTCACCATCTGGCCTATGAAGTGGCCGCGCTCGAACCGGCGCTGCGCACCCTGGAAGCGCGTGGTATCCGCCTGATCGATGCGCATGGCCGGCCCGGCATTCACGCGACCTGTGTAGCGTTCCTGCATCCCAAATCAACCCATGGCGTGCTGATCGAACTGGTCCAACCCGCAACCACTCACCAGGCTGAAGAGGACTGCTATGGCGCAGAACACGCATCCAACGACGGATGAAACACTCAAGCCGGTCTATCGGCCCGAGGACGTGCGCGAGCACCAGCCCGATCCCGGCCAGTACCCCTACACACGGGGCATCTACCCGACGATGTACCGCGCCCGGCTGTGGACCATGCGCCAGTATGCCGGCTTTTCCTCGGCCGACGAAACCAACCAGCGCTTTCGCTACCTGCTGCAACAGGGCGTTACCGGGCTGTCGGTCGCCTTTGACCTGCCGACGCAACTTGGCCTGGATTCAGATGATCCGCGCGCCGAGGGCGAGGTCGGCCGGGTCGGCGTCGCGATCGATACTGTTGAAGACATGGCGCGCCTCTTCGACGGCATTCCGCTGGATCGCGTCTCGACCTCGATGACCATCAACGCACCGGCGGCGCTGCTGCTGCTGATGTACGAGCTGGTCGCCGAACGGCAGGGCGTGCCGGCGCACGCGCTGAGCGGCACGATTCAGAACGACATCCTCAAGGAATATGCCGCGCGCGGCACCTATATCTTCCCGCCGCGA encodes:
- a CDS encoding Flp family type IVb pilin; this translates as MLRNFFAREEGQGLVEYALILVLIAIVVIAILSLLGRRVSTVFSQIESGLSR
- a CDS encoding gamma-glutamyl-gamma-aminobutyrate hydrolase family protein, which encodes MRPLILITCRHEYDDDWSPPLVGVRRGYVDAVLAAGGLPWLLPPDLDETTLRACYQRADGILLTGGADLDPAHYNEARHPALGEVHPERDRVELPLARWAIADDVPLLAICRGMQVLNVALGGTLYQDLPSQYATSIDHQAGIHQRRWDGADHPISLDPQSRLAALLDTSELVVNSLHHQAVREVAPELRVVGHAPDGVIEAVEARHATFAIGVQCHPEQLWQTRDPRWQRVFAGLVQAAAARAAAR
- the mce gene encoding methylmalonyl-CoA epimerase; this encodes MLKRVHHIGIAVHDLDAIVAFYRDTFGVNDWERLRLPERHMEVAICRIGETLLEFITPTSESAAFSRFLRERGEGIHHLAYEVAALEPALRTLEARGIRLIDAHGRPGIHATCVAFLHPKSTHGVLIELVQPATTHQAEEDCYGAEHASNDG